The Bacteroidales bacterium genome has a segment encoding these proteins:
- a CDS encoding Crp/Fnr family transcriptional regulator, translated as MEELLKNIRKCCPLSESEETLLRRSVRTLHFPKGSVVIGEGKIDDSIYFIRKGIWRAHIVNDGEVYTLWFAVPGETIFSSWGYIKGLPSRFTISASSDSVVLELKKNTVQQLTEMSPAILKWLQELYVDVLLSTDDLLVDISSPKAEKRYLAFMKKMPEIFRNVPLKEVAGFIGVTPQSLSRIRAGLARNKN; from the coding sequence ATGGAAGAATTGTTGAAAAATATCCGAAAGTGCTGCCCGCTTAGTGAAAGTGAAGAAACCCTGTTACGCCGCAGCGTACGTACCCTCCATTTTCCCAAAGGCAGCGTTGTCATCGGTGAAGGCAAGATAGACGACTCCATTTACTTCATACGTAAAGGTATCTGGAGGGCGCATATTGTCAATGACGGGGAGGTATATACGCTTTGGTTCGCCGTTCCGGGAGAGACCATTTTTTCCTCATGGGGATATATTAAAGGGTTGCCTTCACGGTTTACGATTTCTGCATCCAGTGACAGTGTGGTTCTTGAATTAAAAAAGAATACCGTTCAGCAGCTCACCGAAATGTCTCCGGCCATCCTGAAATGGCTTCAGGAACTTTATGTGGATGTATTGCTCAGTACTGATGACTTGCTTGTGGATATATCCAGCCCTAAGGCAGAGAAACGTTACCTTGCGTTTATGAAAAAAATGCCGGAAATATTCCGGAATGTGCCATTAAAAGAAGTTGCAGGATTTATTGGCGTTACCCCACAATCATTGAGCCGTATACGAGCAGGATTGGCCAGGAATAAAAATTAA
- a CDS encoding SDR family oxidoreductase, whose translation MKLAIVTGGAHGIGKSISMKLLDDGYQVVLLDVSSDFIEKLKGELNNKRLHAIVCDVGNPEEVYQVIQDIGQQYGKIDCLVNNAGISRFKSIEEMTVEEWNRIISVNLSSIFYMVKYVKPYFSDRSAIVNISSTRALMSEPDGEAYGASKGGIFSLSHALAISLGPKTRVNCISPGWIEVNDDVVLSPEDHSQHPAGRVGKANDIAEMVAYLLSEKAGFITGQNFVIDGGMTRKMIYV comes from the coding sequence ATGAAACTGGCAATTGTAACAGGTGGTGCACATGGTATAGGAAAATCCATTTCAATGAAGTTGTTGGATGATGGATATCAAGTGGTTCTATTGGATGTTTCTTCTGATTTTATTGAAAAATTGAAGGGTGAACTAAATAATAAAAGATTACATGCTATTGTGTGTGATGTCGGGAACCCTGAAGAAGTATATCAGGTCATACAGGATATAGGACAGCAATACGGCAAAATAGATTGTTTGGTGAACAATGCCGGAATAAGCCGGTTTAAGTCGATAGAAGAAATGACGGTAGAGGAATGGAACCGTATCATTTCGGTGAACTTAAGCAGTATCTTTTACATGGTCAAATATGTTAAACCTTATTTTTCTGACAGATCTGCCATAGTGAATATCTCATCTACAAGAGCATTGATGTCTGAACCTGATGGAGAAGCCTATGGCGCTTCCAAAGGAGGGATCTTTTCCCTGTCCCATGCTTTGGCAATCAGCCTCGGTCCGAAGACCCGAGTAAATTGTATCAGTCCGGGATGGATTGAAGTGAATGATGATGTGGTACTTAGTCCGGAAGATCATTCACAGCATCCTGCCGGTAGGGTGGGGAAGGCGAATGATATTGCAGAAATGGTAGCTTACTTGTTAAGTGAAAAGGCCGGATTTATTACCGGCCAGAATTTTGTGATCGATGGAGGGATGACCCGTAAAATGATCTATGTATAG
- a CDS encoding MATE family efflux transporter produces MQRDSLDFKNMDVGKLFMKQFFPTLLGMVSAALFTVVDGIFVGRGIGSDAMAAVNIAAPLAMISAGIGLMFGMGGGILASINLSRGKFKVANINVTQSVVSLIVVSLILTLLIVLFPYKAVTLLGSDRYLMDLSVEYLFWFALCIPFMVLVVALPFFVRQTNPNFSMWAMLIATAINIVLDYIFIFIFGWGLFGAAIATGIGEGVGALLLLGYLFRKSVTVRFARLKMSIKSIRLTLRNSWYMVKLGVSSCLSEVTIAVMAIAGNYVFMRYLGADGVAAYSIVCYLFPIIFMVFNAMVQSAQPIISFNYGCGQMKRSESAMKLSVISAVSFALFITILFMVFSESIVSLFVPDSGSNAWKYAVSGLPMFAVGYVFFGVNVITIGYYTSIERVKRAVALTVLRGILPVLFFFMLPLWFGVPGIWLSVAAGDAMTTIIIVLLQLRDKTVRDGRIVEKYPKVLPA; encoded by the coding sequence ATGCAAAGGGATAGTCTTGATTTTAAGAATATGGACGTAGGGAAGCTTTTCATGAAACAGTTTTTCCCAACATTACTTGGAATGGTATCGGCGGCATTGTTTACCGTTGTAGATGGTATTTTTGTAGGTCGCGGTATTGGCAGTGATGCAATGGCTGCAGTGAATATTGCAGCTCCGTTGGCTATGATATCTGCGGGGATCGGACTTATGTTCGGAATGGGAGGCGGTATACTCGCTTCCATCAATCTTTCACGTGGAAAATTTAAAGTAGCCAATATCAATGTTACCCAGTCAGTCGTTTCATTGATAGTGGTCAGCTTGATCCTAACCCTGCTGATCGTTCTTTTTCCTTATAAGGCGGTGACATTACTGGGATCAGATAGATACCTGATGGATTTATCCGTAGAATATCTGTTCTGGTTTGCACTCTGTATTCCGTTTATGGTATTGGTGGTCGCTCTTCCGTTTTTTGTACGGCAGACGAATCCGAATTTTTCCATGTGGGCAATGCTGATAGCGACCGCTATCAATATCGTACTTGATTATATCTTTATTTTTATTTTCGGATGGGGACTGTTCGGTGCTGCTATAGCGACCGGAATAGGAGAAGGAGTCGGTGCTTTGTTGTTGCTGGGATACCTTTTCCGGAAATCTGTAACCGTAAGATTTGCCAGGTTGAAGATGAGTATCAAAAGTATTCGCCTGACGTTAAGGAATAGCTGGTATATGGTAAAATTGGGGGTATCCTCCTGTCTGAGTGAGGTGACCATAGCAGTCATGGCTATTGCAGGGAATTATGTCTTCATGCGTTATCTGGGTGCCGATGGGGTTGCGGCGTATAGCATTGTTTGTTATCTGTTCCCGATTATCTTTATGGTATTCAATGCAATGGTACAGTCGGCACAGCCGATCATCAGTTTCAATTATGGGTGCGGACAAATGAAACGTTCCGAAAGTGCCATGAAATTATCTGTAATTTCTGCCGTATCTTTTGCACTATTCATCACCATTTTATTTATGGTTTTTTCAGAAAGCATAGTATCCCTGTTTGTTCCTGATTCCGGAAGTAACGCATGGAAGTATGCCGTCTCCGGTCTACCGATGTTCGCTGTCGGTTATGTCTTTTTCGGCGTCAATGTGATCACCATCGGATATTATACCAGTATCGAACGGGTCAAAAGAGCTGTTGCCCTTACGGTATTACGTGGAATATTGCCTGTCCTGTTTTTTTTCATGCTGCCTTTATGGTTCGGGGTTCCGGGTATCTGGCTTTCGGTAGCAGCAGGTGATGCGATGACAACAATAATTATCGTACTTTTACAGCTGAGAGATAAAACAGTCAGAGATGGAAGAATTGTTGAAAAATATCCGAAAGTGCTGCCCGCTTAG
- a CDS encoding MarC family protein has translation MSIHSIAYTFIASFVALFPVMNPIGNGFIVNGFLQDLDDDHRKIAIRKIITNCLVIGIGSLAIGHLVLLLFGLAVPVVQVGGGIVICKTGLEWLSDSTMTNTDKKQEAMDKINMFEIEKKLFYPISFPVSIGPGSISVIFTLMATSSVKGNLLESIINYAMIALVIILLCVILYAFLSQGNKITKRLGPTGSMVINKLVAFITFCIGIQIIVTGISKIFHLDIL, from the coding sequence ATGTCTATACACAGCATTGCCTACACATTCATAGCTTCATTTGTCGCATTATTTCCGGTCATGAATCCGATAGGAAACGGGTTCATTGTCAATGGTTTTTTACAGGATCTGGATGATGATCATCGGAAAATAGCCATTAGAAAAATTATAACTAACTGTCTGGTAATTGGCATTGGCAGCCTGGCTATCGGACATCTTGTCTTACTGCTATTCGGACTTGCTGTTCCTGTTGTGCAGGTGGGTGGGGGGATCGTTATCTGTAAAACCGGACTGGAGTGGCTTTCCGATTCAACCATGACCAATACGGATAAAAAGCAGGAAGCAATGGATAAGATCAACATGTTTGAAATAGAGAAAAAACTGTTTTATCCCATTTCATTTCCCGTGAGCATCGGTCCCGGAAGTATATCGGTCATTTTCACATTGATGGCTACCTCTTCAGTGAAAGGAAATTTGCTGGAATCCATCATTAATTATGCGATGATCGCCCTTGTTATTATTTTGTTGTGTGTGATCCTCTATGCGTTTTTATCACAGGGAAACAAAATTACCAAAAGGCTTGGACCGACAGGTAGTATGGTGATCAATAAGCTGGTCGCTTTTATTACTTTTTGTATTGGAATACAAATTATTGTTACCGGTATATCAAAGATTTTCCATCTGGATATTTTGTAA
- a CDS encoding DUF6125 family protein: MSSSNHSNKNKHPIKTLDDLSKEELKELVRINARNFLALDGVWFQSVEQKEGMDEAMHHDRSAWRRYTETEARRLKNFLNLPDSPGLDGLEQALMFRFSAFANPKVECIRDHHSLIYRVIDCQVQSARKKKGMPYHPCQSVGIIEHYYFAKIIDERIECETVSCYPDVTDDTCACSWRFTIKDESSGQNYT, from the coding sequence ATGAGCAGTAGTAATCATTCAAACAAAAATAAACATCCGATAAAGACTTTAGATGATTTATCTAAAGAAGAGCTAAAAGAGCTGGTCAGGATCAATGCCCGTAATTTCCTTGCATTGGACGGTGTCTGGTTTCAGTCGGTAGAGCAAAAAGAAGGAATGGATGAAGCCATGCACCATGATCGTTCGGCATGGCGTCGTTATACGGAAACAGAGGCCCGGCGGCTCAAAAATTTTTTAAATCTACCGGATTCCCCGGGACTGGACGGATTGGAACAGGCTCTGATGTTCCGTTTTTCCGCGTTTGCCAATCCGAAAGTGGAGTGTATCCGTGATCATCATTCACTCATCTACCGGGTCATTGACTGTCAGGTACAATCGGCACGCAAAAAAAAGGGAATGCCCTACCATCCCTGTCAATCAGTAGGGATCATCGAACACTATTATTTTGCCAAAATAATCGATGAACGGATTGAATGTGAAACCGTCAGTTGTTATCCTGATGTTACTGACGATACTTGTGCCTGTTCATGGCGTTTTACAATAAAGGATGAATCATCCGGTCAAAACTATACATAG